The Chitinophagales bacterium genome has a window encoding:
- a CDS encoding DUF721 domain-containing protein, which yields MGQYSIGEAIQLLMQKSGWKPKVTELRIRDEWEQIAGKTIAKYTRDLKVYNGTLTIYTDVAPLKQELNMGKEQLKATINEYLKDNAITEIVIK from the coding sequence ATGGGACAGTATAGTATCGGCGAGGCCATACAACTATTGATGCAGAAGTCGGGGTGGAAACCCAAGGTCACGGAACTGCGCATTCGTGACGAATGGGAGCAGATAGCCGGCAAGACCATTGCCAAATATACCCGCGACCTGAAAGTGTATAATGGCACGCTGACCATATATACAGATGTGGCTCCGCTGAAACAGGAGCTGAACATGGGTAAGGAACAACTGAAGGCTACCATCAACGAGTACCTGAAGGATAATGCCATTACTGAGATCGTAATAAAATAA
- the rpsO gene encoding 30S ribosomal protein S15 — protein sequence MSYLTADKKANIFKTYGGSETNTGSIEGQIALLTERINSISAHLKANKKDFSTHRGLMKMVGRRKRLLQYLSRTNLTSYRSLIEQLGIRK from the coding sequence ATGTCTTATTTAACAGCTGACAAGAAAGCTAATATCTTCAAAACGTACGGTGGTAGCGAAACCAACACCGGGTCTATCGAGGGCCAAATCGCTTTGCTTACTGAGCGTATCAACTCAATCTCCGCTCATTTAAAAGCAAATAAAAAAGATTTCTCTACCCACCGCGGATTGATGAAAATGGTAGGTCGCCGCAAGCGCCTGCTGCAATACCTGAGCCGTACCAACCTGACGTCTTACCGTTCTCTGATAGAACAATTAGGCATCCGTAAGTAG
- the pnp gene encoding polyribonucleotide nucleotidyltransferase produces the protein MIPNPISVSYKMDDGREVSIETGRMARQADGAVVMRQGNCMILATVVAAKEPRPGQSFFPLSVDYQEKFASAGRIPGSFFKREGRITDSEVLISRLVDRALRPLFPDDYYCDVQVLITLISSDPEVMPDALACLAASAALAVSDVPIQEIISEVRIGRVNGEMIVNPTRTQLKDADMDFIIAATQDNIMMVEGESKECSEEDIVKALELAHGAIRTQIKLQEELRDKKGVAGKREVAEAASNEELQKRVSDFAAARILEIAKGALPKGERSEGFKKIHTEFEETLTDEEKEDSDLMALVNKYFYKLEKKVVRDMVLDTRVRLDGRKLDEVRPITIETDVLPSPHGSALFTRGETQSLTTVTLGTSEDELLVETAATSDYNNFILHYNFPPFSTGETKPMRGPGRREVGHGNLAKRSLAQMMPTGEDFPYTVRIVSDILESNGSSSMATVCAGSLAMMDAGVPFPKHVGGVAMGMISDGPKYAILTDILGDEDHLGDMDFKVTGTRDGICGIQMDIKVDGLSMDVMREALEQARKGRLHILDKMYEAIPEKREDLKPHAPRVVQLNIDREFIGAVIGPGGKIIQEIQRETGTTISIEEVNDRGEVKIFASDKAKIDKALSWIKGIVAVPEVGETYEGKVKSIVPFGAFIEFMPGKEGLLHISEVSWKRLDTLEGVLSEGDTVKIKLIGTDPKSGKLRLSRKVLMTKPEGYVEPEQRERSDRGDRGDRRGGNDRRRDGGDRRGGNDRRRDDNRGERRERPRNENNNEQTKAEKPADDNNDADLSL, from the coding sequence ATGATTCCAAACCCGATTTCCGTATCCTATAAAATGGATGACGGACGCGAGGTAAGCATAGAGACCGGGCGTATGGCGCGCCAGGCCGACGGCGCTGTTGTAATGCGCCAGGGCAACTGTATGATCTTAGCTACAGTTGTTGCTGCCAAAGAACCAAGACCGGGACAGTCATTTTTCCCGTTATCCGTTGATTACCAGGAGAAATTTGCATCTGCAGGCCGCATACCAGGCTCATTCTTCAAGCGCGAAGGACGTATCACTGACTCTGAAGTACTTATTTCAAGGCTGGTAGACCGTGCACTGCGCCCACTGTTCCCTGACGATTATTATTGCGATGTACAAGTACTGATCACCCTGATATCATCTGATCCTGAAGTGATGCCTGACGCACTGGCCTGCCTGGCTGCATCTGCTGCATTGGCAGTTTCTGACGTGCCTATACAGGAGATCATCTCTGAAGTACGCATAGGTCGTGTAAATGGTGAAATGATAGTAAACCCAACCCGCACACAACTGAAAGATGCGGATATGGACTTCATCATTGCCGCTACACAGGATAACATCATGATGGTGGAAGGTGAAAGTAAAGAGTGCAGCGAAGAAGACATCGTTAAAGCATTGGAACTGGCACACGGAGCCATCCGCACACAAATAAAACTGCAGGAAGAACTGCGTGATAAAAAAGGTGTTGCAGGCAAACGTGAAGTAGCTGAAGCAGCCTCTAACGAAGAGCTACAGAAACGCGTAAGCGATTTTGCAGCAGCACGCATACTGGAAATAGCCAAAGGTGCATTGCCTAAAGGCGAACGCAGCGAAGGCTTTAAGAAAATACACACAGAGTTTGAAGAAACACTGACAGACGAAGAAAAAGAGGATAGCGACCTGATGGCCTTAGTGAACAAATACTTCTACAAACTGGAGAAGAAAGTTGTTCGCGATATGGTATTGGATACACGTGTAAGGCTGGATGGCCGTAAGCTGGATGAGGTGCGCCCGATAACAATAGAAACGGACGTATTGCCTTCTCCGCACGGTTCAGCGTTGTTCACCCGTGGTGAAACACAATCGCTGACTACTGTAACACTTGGTACCAGCGAAGATGAGCTGCTGGTTGAAACAGCTGCAACATCAGACTATAACAATTTCATACTTCACTATAACTTTCCTCCGTTCTCTACCGGTGAAACAAAACCAATGCGTGGCCCCGGCCGTCGCGAGGTAGGACATGGTAACCTGGCCAAGCGTTCATTGGCACAGATGATGCCTACAGGAGAAGATTTTCCGTATACAGTACGTATCGTATCTGATATACTGGAGTCTAACGGTTCTTCATCTATGGCTACCGTGTGCGCAGGTTCACTGGCTATGATGGACGCAGGTGTACCTTTCCCTAAACACGTAGGTGGTGTGGCAATGGGTATGATATCCGATGGTCCTAAATATGCTATCCTGACAGACATACTGGGCGATGAAGATCACCTGGGTGATATGGACTTTAAAGTAACAGGTACACGCGATGGTATTTGCGGTATACAAATGGACATCAAAGTAGATGGCCTGAGTATGGACGTAATGCGCGAAGCGCTGGAGCAGGCACGCAAAGGCCGCCTGCACATACTCGATAAAATGTATGAGGCAATACCTGAAAAACGCGAAGACCTGAAACCACATGCTCCGCGTGTTGTTCAGCTGAACATCGACCGTGAGTTCATTGGTGCGGTTATCGGGCCGGGTGGTAAGATCATACAGGAAATTCAGCGCGAAACAGGTACCACTATCTCAATAGAAGAAGTGAACGACCGTGGCGAAGTGAAGATATTCGCTTCTGATAAGGCCAAGATCGACAAGGCATTGTCATGGATAAAAGGTATAGTAGCTGTGCCTGAAGTAGGTGAAACTTACGAAGGTAAAGTGAAGTCTATCGTTCCTTTCGGTGCGTTCATCGAGTTCATGCCGGGTAAAGAAGGTTTGCTGCACATATCTGAAGTAAGCTGGAAACGCCTGGATACACTGGAAGGTGTACTGAGCGAAGGTGATACCGTTAAGATAAAACTGATAGGTACAGACCCTAAATCGGGCAAACTGCGCCTGAGCCGCAAAGTGCTGATGACAAAGCCTGAAGGTTATGTAGAGCCTGAGCAACGCGAGCGTAGCGACAGGGGCGACCGTGGCGACCGCAGAGGTGGTAACGACCGCCGTCGTGATGGTGGTGACCGCCGTGGTGGTAACGACCGCCGTCGTGATGATAACCGTGGCGAACGCCGTGAGCGCCCGCGCAACGAGAATAACAACGAACAGACCAAAGCCGAAAAGCCGGCTGATGACAACAACGATGCGGACCTGAGTCTGTAA
- a CDS encoding DNA-directed RNA polymerase subunit omega has protein sequence MSSNKRAMAAVNPLIETRDSLAIKERTGNLYESIVVMSKRANQIAVTMKEELHRKLDEFSSHTDNLEEIHENKEQIEISRIYERMANAPLQAVNEFMDDKIYYRKK, from the coding sequence ATGAGCAGTAACAAAAGGGCTATGGCAGCCGTTAACCCATTGATAGAAACGCGTGACTCATTGGCTATCAAAGAAAGGACAGGCAACTTGTACGAATCTATCGTTGTTATGTCTAAACGTGCCAACCAGATAGCAGTAACTATGAAAGAAGAGTTGCACCGCAAGCTGGACGAGTTCAGCAGCCACACTGACAACCTGGAAGAAATTCACGAGAACAAAGAGCAGATAGAAATATCACGCATCTATGAGCGTATGGCCAATGCACCTCTGCAAGCCGTAAACGAGTTCATGGACGATAAGATATACTATCGCAAGAAATAA
- the mraZ gene encoding division/cell wall cluster transcriptional repressor MraZ, which produces MLNLVGEYEISVDAKGRFLLPASFRKQLPEGSGERFVINRGFENCLTLYPLDTWNKIATEVDGLSDFKPEVRKFKRLFRNGASFVDVDSAGRVLVPKMLLEHAGITKDKDMVFTAQGNKVELWDKDTYYAYINDYKDDFSDLAERVTGGSAKPLDN; this is translated from the coding sequence ATGCTCAACCTCGTTGGTGAATATGAGATATCGGTGGATGCCAAAGGCCGTTTTTTACTGCCCGCGTCATTCCGTAAGCAACTGCCCGAGGGTAGTGGCGAGCGATTTGTCATCAACCGTGGTTTTGAGAACTGCCTGACATTATACCCGTTAGATACCTGGAATAAGATAGCCACAGAGGTAGACGGGTTAAGTGATTTCAAACCGGAAGTCAGGAAATTTAAAAGGCTGTTCCGCAACGGAGCTTCGTTTGTAGACGTAGACTCAGCTGGCAGGGTGCTGGTACCTAAAATGCTGTTGGAACATGCCGGCATAACTAAAGATAAAGATATGGTTTTTACCGCACAGGGCAACAAAGTTGAGCTGTGGGATAAAGATACCTACTATGCATATATCAACGACTACAAAGATGATTTCAGTGATTTGGCAGAGCGTGTGACGGGAGGTAGTGCGAAACCGTTAGATAATTAG
- a CDS encoding UDP-N-acetylmuramoyl-L-alanyl-D-glutamate--2,6-diaminopimelate ligase: MRQLKDILIHVQVLQSTGDTSVEVKGICIDSRKTEPGFVFLAVRGTQTDGHLFIDKAISLGATAIVAEEINGDKKEGITYIETRDTTAVVGVMADAFYGSPSSHMKVVGVTGTNGKTTVATLLYQLHEALGYKCGLISTVQNHIHDKVIPATHTTPDPVAVHGLLADMYAAGCTHVFMEVSSHAIHQQRIAGIQFAGGIFTNITHDHLDYHKTFDEYIRVKKMFFDNLPKKAFALTNADDKRGLVMLQNTKAEKCTYSLRTPATIKGRVLENNLTGLVMDINGVETHFRMIGIFNAYNLMAAYGAAVQLGEDKMTVLAQLSNLAGAQGRFETIMSINEKVLGIVDYAHTPDALINVLATINNLNVKGRQVITVVGCGGDRDKAKRPLMARVACEHSSKAILTADNPRTEKAEDILDDMVEGLSLANMKKVLRITDRREAIKTACTLAGEEDIVLVAGKGHETYQEISGVRHHFDDREELKAAFELLNK, encoded by the coding sequence ATGAGGCAACTGAAAGACATATTGATCCATGTGCAGGTACTGCAGTCAACAGGAGATACTTCTGTTGAGGTAAAAGGCATTTGCATCGACTCACGTAAAACGGAGCCGGGTTTTGTATTTTTAGCTGTAAGGGGAACGCAGACCGACGGGCACTTGTTTATTGACAAAGCGATCAGCTTAGGTGCAACAGCTATCGTAGCTGAAGAAATAAATGGAGATAAGAAAGAAGGTATTACATACATAGAGACGAGAGACACAACTGCTGTAGTCGGCGTCATGGCCGATGCCTTCTACGGCAGTCCTTCTTCGCACATGAAAGTGGTAGGCGTAACGGGTACCAATGGTAAAACTACTGTGGCTACATTACTCTACCAGTTGCATGAAGCACTGGGCTATAAGTGTGGATTGATATCAACAGTGCAAAATCATATTCATGACAAAGTGATCCCGGCTACACATACAACACCCGATCCCGTGGCGGTTCATGGCTTACTGGCAGATATGTATGCCGCAGGGTGTACGCACGTGTTTATGGAAGTAAGCTCACACGCTATACACCAGCAAAGAATAGCGGGTATACAGTTTGCAGGCGGCATATTTACCAATATCACGCACGACCACCTGGATTATCATAAAACCTTTGATGAATACATCAGGGTGAAAAAGATGTTCTTTGACAACCTGCCGAAAAAGGCATTTGCCCTGACTAATGCCGATGATAAACGTGGGCTGGTAATGCTACAGAACACCAAAGCTGAAAAATGTACTTACAGCCTGCGTACGCCTGCTACAATTAAAGGCAGAGTGCTGGAGAATAATCTTACCGGCCTGGTGATGGACATCAATGGTGTAGAAACGCACTTCAGGATGATAGGCATATTTAATGCGTACAACCTGATGGCGGCATATGGAGCGGCGGTACAGTTGGGCGAAGATAAGATGACCGTACTGGCGCAACTGAGCAACCTTGCTGGTGCACAAGGGCGGTTCGAAACAATCATGTCAATAAATGAAAAAGTATTAGGCATAGTAGACTATGCGCATACGCCTGATGCTTTGATCAACGTGCTGGCTACCATCAACAACCTGAATGTAAAAGGCAGGCAGGTGATAACGGTAGTGGGTTGCGGTGGCGACAGGGATAAAGCTAAGCGACCGCTGATGGCTCGCGTAGCTTGTGAGCACAGCAGCAAAGCGATACTGACGGCTGATAATCCAAGGACGGAAAAAGCAGAAGATATACTGGATGATATGGTAGAAGGGCTGTCCTTGGCCAATATGAAAAAAGTATTGAGGATAACGGACAGGAGAGAGGCGATAAAAACAGCGTGTACACTTGCCGGCGAAGAAGATATAGTGCTGGTGGCAGGCAAAGGACACGAAACATACCAGGAGATAAGCGGTGTACGTCATCATTTTGACGACAGGGAAGAACTGAAAGCGGCATTTGAATTATTAAATAAATAA
- the bamD gene encoding outer membrane protein assembly factor BamD yields the protein MRTAVHNLLYVLVLAVLFSSCSGYERVLKSNDVNMKLEKANKYYEQKKYPQANAVYESLIPVMKNTRNYEPLYYRYTYTFYYMKDYISASYHFKNFAEFFPKSKDVEECEFMHAFCLFKESPKASLDQSYTHKTVGALQTFLNAYPTSKRAPEANRMIDACRKKLETKEAASAKLYYNIGHYKAASIAYQQVLLEYPESANSDKYQYMIVKAWYQYAKQSIKAKQEERYANALNAFRELKETYPQSKYTGEAQKYVTLADNSIKKLRNEQ from the coding sequence ATGCGAACTGCTGTTCATAACTTATTGTATGTACTTGTCTTAGCTGTACTTTTTTCGTCCTGTAGCGGATACGAAAGGGTATTGAAAAGCAATGACGTGAACATGAAACTGGAGAAGGCCAATAAGTACTACGAGCAAAAGAAATACCCGCAGGCCAACGCTGTATATGAAAGCCTGATACCTGTAATGAAGAATACCCGTAACTACGAGCCGTTGTATTACAGGTACACCTACACCTTCTATTACATGAAGGATTATATCTCAGCGTCTTACCACTTCAAAAACTTCGCTGAATTCTTTCCAAAGAGCAAAGATGTTGAAGAGTGTGAGTTCATGCATGCGTTCTGTTTGTTTAAGGAGTCACCCAAGGCATCGCTGGACCAATCATATACCCACAAAACAGTGGGTGCATTGCAGACTTTTCTGAACGCTTATCCAACCAGCAAAAGGGCACCGGAGGCCAACAGGATGATAGATGCCTGCAGGAAAAAACTGGAGACGAAAGAGGCCGCATCAGCTAAACTATATTATAACATAGGGCACTACAAAGCCGCAAGTATTGCTTACCAGCAGGTGTTGCTGGAATACCCTGAGTCGGCCAACAGCGATAAATACCAGTACATGATCGTAAAGGCATGGTACCAGTACGCTAAACAAAGTATTAAAGCAAAGCAGGAAGAACGTTATGCCAATGCGCTGAACGCCTTCCGGGAATTGAAAGAAACATACCCCCAATCAAAATATACAGGCGAAGCGCAAAAGTATGTTACGCTTGCCGATAACAGCATAAAAAAGTTAAGAAATGAGCAGTAA
- a CDS encoding transpeptidase family protein — MNIKKDIRFRVYVAFTGMCLFGLAILIKVVMLQVKEGPKLRALAENIHTRSTVLPADRGNIYTEGHDLLCSTIPLFDVFVDFSVIDSTLFYQNVDTLSRQLSTLLKDRSSSAYERELKAAYRDKEHHKYWSLCKNVQYNEYQEMRAFNIFNRGKNRGGFIVEPKTNRINPYGMLAYRTIGLWRENAQTVGLEATYDSVLRGYSGSRVEQKMTGNVWMPIEGSVIEPKNGKDIITTLDLDIQGIAEFAVKDLCEKYDLQYGTCVVMEVATGKIRALVNLGCQDDGKYFEDFNYAMIPTEPGSVFKLVTLTALLNDKYVTIDNIVDAEGGRIRFGNLTMKDSHFGLGKLTIKDAFAHSSNTAHAKLANQYYYKEPEKFVAQVKKLHLHEKTGIDLAGERRPVVKTPESKSWSQTTLPWMATGYEVQITPLHTCMLYNAVANNGKMMRPYLVSEVKEYGKTIFKRKPEVLEQAIGDSATVAQLRACVEEVALTGTAKSIQSPFYSIAGKTGTAQVADKEIKYSDGVYQGSFVGYFPANEPRYTIAVVMRTKKRAHTYYGGTIAAPVFRMIADRVFAAGKGWDMPSDSLDRSKAKVLIAQKATGSSYHTLLGAVGKYAPVREDGYIEQVSVDSSKQLVVQEQPVYKGYVPDVSGMGLKDAVYLLEKEGLLIHIKGKGKVRAQSVAPGTIAQRGQEIVLELRS; from the coding sequence TTGAACATTAAAAAGGACATACGGTTCAGGGTGTACGTTGCTTTCACAGGCATGTGCTTGTTTGGTTTGGCTATACTTATCAAAGTGGTGATGCTGCAGGTGAAAGAGGGGCCGAAACTGCGTGCGCTTGCGGAGAATATCCACACGCGTAGTACCGTGTTGCCTGCAGACAGGGGCAATATATATACAGAAGGGCACGACCTGCTGTGTTCAACCATCCCTTTATTCGACGTGTTTGTAGATTTTTCTGTTATTGATTCGACGTTGTTTTACCAAAACGTTGACACATTATCCCGTCAATTATCAACGCTGCTGAAAGATAGGAGCTCTTCCGCTTATGAAAGAGAGCTTAAGGCAGCATATCGTGATAAGGAACACCACAAATACTGGTCGCTGTGCAAAAATGTACAGTACAACGAATACCAGGAGATGCGTGCTTTCAACATCTTCAATAGGGGCAAGAACAGGGGCGGTTTTATTGTAGAGCCTAAGACCAACCGCATCAATCCATATGGTATGCTGGCCTACCGTACAATTGGTTTGTGGAGGGAGAACGCGCAAACCGTAGGGTTAGAAGCTACTTACGACAGTGTTTTGCGTGGTTACTCAGGCAGCAGGGTAGAGCAAAAAATGACGGGTAATGTATGGATGCCCATAGAGGGAAGTGTGATAGAGCCAAAGAATGGTAAGGATATCATCACAACGCTCGACCTGGATATTCAGGGTATAGCAGAGTTTGCCGTGAAAGACCTGTGCGAGAAGTATGACTTACAATACGGCACTTGCGTGGTAATGGAGGTAGCTACCGGCAAGATACGTGCGCTGGTGAACCTCGGTTGCCAGGACGACGGTAAATACTTTGAGGACTTTAATTATGCCATGATACCTACCGAGCCGGGTTCTGTTTTCAAGCTGGTGACATTGACAGCGTTGCTGAATGATAAGTATGTGACGATAGATAATATAGTAGATGCTGAAGGCGGGCGGATACGTTTCGGTAACCTGACGATGAAAGACTCGCATTTTGGTTTGGGTAAACTGACCATTAAAGATGCATTTGCGCATTCATCAAATACAGCACATGCCAAACTGGCCAACCAGTATTACTATAAAGAGCCGGAAAAATTTGTGGCACAGGTAAAAAAGCTGCACCTGCATGAAAAGACAGGTATAGACCTGGCAGGTGAACGCAGGCCTGTTGTAAAAACACCGGAAAGTAAGTCGTGGAGCCAGACCACTTTGCCGTGGATGGCTACCGGGTACGAAGTGCAGATAACACCGCTGCATACATGCATGTTATACAATGCTGTTGCGAACAATGGTAAGATGATGCGCCCGTACCTGGTGAGTGAGGTGAAGGAATACGGTAAAACAATATTTAAAAGAAAGCCTGAAGTACTGGAGCAGGCCATTGGCGACTCTGCAACGGTTGCACAACTGCGTGCTTGTGTTGAGGAAGTAGCGCTGACCGGAACTGCAAAAAGTATTCAGAGCCCGTTCTATTCCATTGCAGGAAAGACGGGTACAGCGCAGGTAGCTGACAAAGAAATTAAATACAGCGATGGCGTTTATCAGGGTTCTTTTGTCGGGTATTTTCCCGCAAACGAGCCCCGATACACCATCGCCGTAGTAATGCGTACCAAGAAGCGTGCCCATACTTATTACGGCGGCACCATAGCTGCTCCAGTATTCAGGATGATAGCAGACCGCGTATTTGCCGCGGGCAAAGGGTGGGATATGCCGTCTGACAGCCTGGATAGGTCAAAAGCAAAAGTGTTAATAGCACAAAAGGCTACAGGTAGCAGCTATCACACTCTGCTGGGTGCAGTGGGTAAGTATGCGCCTGTGCGGGAGGATGGTTATATAGAACAGGTATCAGTAGACAGCAGTAAACAATTGGTAGTTCAGGAGCAACCTGTATACAAAGGTTATGTGCCGGATGTAAGTGGTATGGGTTTGAAAGACGCAGTTTATTTATTAGAGAAGGAAGGCTTGTTAATACATATTAAAGGAAAGGGAAAGGTCCGGGCGCAGTCTGTTGCGCCCGGTACTATTGCTCAGCGCGGGCAGGAGATAGTGCTGGAATTACGTTCATGA
- the rsmH gene encoding 16S rRNA (cytosine(1402)-N(4))-methyltransferase RsmH translates to METTGFYHRPVMLHEAVDGLGIKQEGVYVDATFGGGGHSGEILKRLGDDGRLIAFDQDSDAWKNKPADERLIDVHENFRYMKRFLKLHGYPEVDGILADLGVSSYQFDTGERGFSTRFDGPLDMRMDSRGELTAEELLKTYSEADLLRIFEQYGEVRNSRQLAKHIVDNRNKVALNSIASLKALLEQVMKGNPNKYLAQVFQALRIEVNDELGALKDLLEQSVQCLKQGGRLSIITFHSLEDRMVKQFMKRGVWGEVETDVFGRAVTEPKLKPLNNKPIEASEEETRENPRARSARLRIAERL, encoded by the coding sequence ATGGAGACAACCGGATTTTACCACAGGCCCGTTATGCTGCACGAAGCGGTAGACGGGTTGGGGATAAAACAAGAAGGCGTTTATGTTGATGCCACCTTTGGCGGCGGCGGACATAGCGGGGAGATCTTAAAAAGACTGGGTGATGATGGCAGGCTGATAGCTTTTGATCAGGACAGTGATGCCTGGAAGAACAAACCGGCAGATGAGCGGCTGATAGATGTGCACGAGAACTTCAGGTATATGAAACGTTTCCTGAAACTGCACGGCTACCCTGAGGTAGACGGTATACTGGCTGACCTTGGGGTAAGCTCTTACCAGTTTGATACAGGTGAGCGGGGGTTCTCGACAAGGTTCGACGGGCCACTGGATATGAGGATGGATAGCCGTGGCGAGCTGACGGCAGAAGAGTTGCTGAAGACTTACAGCGAGGCCGATCTGTTGAGAATATTTGAGCAATATGGTGAGGTGAGGAACTCGAGGCAGCTGGCAAAGCATATTGTTGACAACCGCAATAAGGTCGCGTTGAATAGCATTGCCTCTTTAAAAGCGCTGTTGGAGCAGGTAATGAAAGGCAATCCTAATAAATACCTGGCGCAGGTGTTCCAGGCATTGAGAATAGAAGTGAACGACGAACTGGGTGCATTGAAAGACCTGCTGGAACAATCGGTACAGTGCCTGAAACAGGGAGGGAGATTGAGCATCATCACTTTCCATTCGTTGGAAGACAGAATGGTAAAACAGTTTATGAAAAGAGGAGTTTGGGGTGAGGTGGAAACGGATGTGTTTGGCAGGGCCGTGACGGAACCGAAGTTGAAGCCGCTGAACAACAAACCCATAGAGGCTTCGGAAGAAGAAACAAGAGAAAATCCACGTGCGCGCAGTGCACGTTTACGTATAGCTGAGAGATTGTAA
- a CDS encoding cupin domain-containing protein: protein MPENTDHDKYNINLDIRHGHQELIDIPSIVDACKEKWWNQTLTQVNDSVVRLGVIEGDFHWHKHDNDDEFFYVVEGTLYIDIEGDRTIELGPKQGVTISKGMMHRPRAPKKVVMLMVETANIIPTGD, encoded by the coding sequence ATGCCTGAAAATACAGACCACGACAAATACAATATCAACCTGGATATTCGCCATGGGCACCAGGAGTTGATAGACATCCCATCGATAGTAGATGCCTGTAAGGAAAAGTGGTGGAACCAGACTCTGACGCAGGTGAATGATAGCGTTGTGCGTCTCGGTGTTATAGAAGGTGATTTTCACTGGCACAAGCATGATAATGACGATGAGTTCTTCTATGTGGTAGAAGGTACATTGTATATAGACATTGAAGGTGACCGTACCATAGAACTTGGCCCCAAACAGGGAGTGACCATATCAAAAGGAATGATGCACCGCCCCCGTGCCCCGAAGAAAGTAGTGATGCTGATGGTGGAGACGGCTAATATTATTCCTACAGGAGACTAA
- a CDS encoding noncanonical pyrimidine nucleotidase, YjjG family, with amino-acid sequence MNNKYKHIFFDLDHTLWDFDLNSANTLKRVYNELQLEQQGVTDFDDFLLKYNDHNQLQWDRFRKGLIRREELRWKRFWLTLLDYKINNINLAHEMSSAYLEILPLQTELMPHAKEMLDHCNGRYTMHLITNGFDLTQRMKLQFSGISNYFTEIITSERGHSMKPHPGIFEYALKATGAAIEESIMVGDALEVDIIGAKNAGWDQVYFNPARIAHTEKPTYEVACLSELKGIF; translated from the coding sequence ATGAACAACAAATACAAGCATATTTTCTTCGACCTGGATCATACCCTATGGGATTTTGACCTGAACTCTGCCAATACCCTGAAACGCGTGTATAATGAGCTGCAACTGGAGCAGCAGGGCGTTACAGATTTTGATGATTTTTTACTGAAATACAACGACCATAACCAATTACAATGGGACCGTTTCCGCAAAGGGCTGATACGCCGCGAAGAGTTGCGCTGGAAAAGGTTCTGGCTTACCCTGCTGGACTATAAGATAAACAACATCAACCTGGCCCACGAAATGAGCAGCGCCTACCTGGAAATACTCCCTCTGCAGACAGAACTGATGCCACATGCCAAAGAAATGCTGGACCACTGCAACGGCAGGTATACCATGCACCTGATAACCAACGGCTTTGACCTGACGCAGAGAATGAAACTACAATTCTCCGGCATCAGCAATTATTTTACTGAGATCATCACATCAGAACGGGGACATTCTATGAAACCCCACCCCGGTATATTTGAATATGCACTGAAAGCAACCGGTGCAGCTATAGAAGAAAGCATTATGGTTGGCGACGCACTGGAAGTAGATATTATCGGTGCGAAAAATGCGGGTTGGGACCAGGTGTACTTTAACCCGGCAAGAATAGCTCATACTGAAAAGCCTACCTATGAGGTTGCCTGCCTGAGCGAACTGAAGGGGATATTTTAG